In Drosophila yakuba strain Tai18E2 chromosome 2R, Prin_Dyak_Tai18E2_2.1, whole genome shotgun sequence, a single genomic region encodes these proteins:
- the LOC6530630 gene encoding protein PTHB1, giving the protein MSLFNVCSWWSAQCSDPGEEYDVASLLCARFGLETQEKDYIIVGSQTGQLSIYYPHSRGYDATDLLLESQMEAPIIGLYAGKFSGNVRNENANQLGVLLPNAIVIYNVVAIGGLAEHGTQLRLQVQTEHKFQRVSFGLCQGHFGQVKGREFFCVVHLDGTLTFFEQDGISYECRFPGHRALPAPVAYCERTDSFFRFSATWDLQCFSYQDLSHSLVTTSSYQPTWSQGVGEGIVDMRVVQVKENCSYIMILGERNFISLDDNGKFNFMLKLDYAPKCFTSFVVGYYWEPGARLISAIISDSSKLHLYEEANIIWAAQWPNQSPAPVAIQRSNVQNLAGAIVTLGARGQLDVGYLGADPFQFQVQPLNMEELSFAQAHKELQKLEDEIKEAVDVRDMDALNQQAADQVRLSFTIEQEANDDLDTLLLDVPADVAVKELPSAKGLLRCKIKAELAELQLVFQTPDGVRCSQDTVSFVNVPAGTSKEFKLDFYTAELLHIHSTKVEVVASFLSTRGIPRVIQQSANLPLSMFYRTCQPQKAAGIKLTYSITSRHVSPKLATFFGEFLEEQSDSHALGLQLLCPGLEKQSEVITVVAAKNSNRFRIQSDYVETFAMILERIVERTLQLDNSAGLIKMDKKKPKRGVLNRCVERLMAVPFLPAQPILHRIDVHHETQQSIRKQTDQLEDLWQQFKTLQRQLQEQSESEPKEALTMQIESNYDQLILEGDKLVEIRRDERKRRCDLNCAVALAKWIIHALNLEERVVNVVSSVLSVPIEDWTELSWEESMAPGIDMLHHFGPLTRSKSSSTHGLLDANAGTKDSFDYSRFRRHFATLFDRIVRLAASPVAVNIEKGKEETSTEEKPSPIQQVDEIGNMQRMLGEKGLPLVPPKRKSNMSSSLEAVEDDEEYDEEDLREDVGYRKEYGATDQKNPNNKKRSEWVNEDFELPTTEELFSDLGIWW; this is encoded by the exons ATGTCGCTGTTCAATGTCTGCAGCTGGTGGTCTGCCCAGTGTTCCGATCCTGGAGAGGAATACGATGTGGCTAGCTTGCTGTGCGCTCGCTTTGGCCTTGAGACTCAAGAAAAGGATTACATTATTGTCGGTTCCCAGACGGGCCAGCTGAGTATCTACTATCCACACAGCAGGGGTTACGATGCCACCGACCTTCTTTTGGAGAGTCAAATGGAGGCTCCCATTATTGGTCTATATGCTGGCAAGTTTAGTGG AAATGTTCGCAATGAGAACGCCAATCAATTGGGCGTGCTCCTGCCGAACGCCATTGTCATTTACAATGTTGTGGCCATCGGAGGATTGGCGGAGCATGGGACCCAGTTGCGTCTGCAGGTGCAGACGGAGCACAAGTTCCAGCGCGTCTCGTTTGGACTGTGCCAAGGTCATTTTGGTCAGGTGAAGGGACGGGAGTTTTTCTGCGTGGTGCATCTGGATGGCACGCTGACCTTCTTTGAGCAGGATGGCATATCGTACGAGTGCCGATTCCCAGGACACCGGGCTCTTCCCGCTCCGGTGGCCTATTGCGAGAGAACCGATAGCTTCTTTCGATTTAGTGCCACATGGGATCTGCAATGCTTTAGCTATCAGGATCTGTCCCACTCGCTGGTCACCACGAGCAGCTATCAACCCACCTGGTCGCAGGGCGTCGGCGAAGGCATTGTCGATATGCGGGTGGTGCAAGTAAAGGA AAACTGTTCGTACATCATGATTTTGGGCGAACGAAACTTCATTTCCTTGGATGACAATGGAAAGTTCAACTTCATGCTCAAGCTGGACTACGCTCCAAAATGTTTTACCAGTTTTGTGGTTGGCTACTACTGGG AGCCTGGGGCACGTCTAATCAGCGCCATCATTTCGGACTCCTCCAAGTTGCACCTGTACGAAGAGGCCAACATCATTTGGGCAGCACAGTGGCCAAATCAATCACCCGCTCCGGTGGCCATACAGCGCTCGAATGTCCAAAATCTTGCTGGTGCAATCGTTACACTAGGCGCGAGGGGTCAGCTCGATGTGGGCTACCTTGGCGCTGATCCCTTTCAGTTCCAGGTGCAGCCCCTAAATATGGAGGAGCTGAGTTTCGCCCAGGCCCACAAGGAGCTTCAGAAGCTGGAGGACGAGATCAAGGAAGCAGTGGACGTGCGAGATATGGATGCACTTAATCAACAGGCGGCGGATCAAGTGCGACTAAGTTTCACCATCGAGCAGGAGGCGAACGATGATCTGGACACACTCCTCTTAGACGTGCCAGCAGATGTGGCCGTCAAGGAATTGCCTTCGGCCAAGGGCTTACTGCGCTGCAAGATCAAGGCTGAGCTCGCTGAGTTGCAGCTGGTATTTCAGACCCCAGATGGAGTCCGTTGCAGTCAGGATACAGTGAGCTTTGTGAATGTACCTGCAGGCACAAGCAAGGAATTTAAGCTGGACTTTTACACTGCGGAGTTGCTTCATATTCATAGCACCAAGGTGGAAGTGGTGGCATCGTTCTTAAGTACTAGG GGCATTCCGCGGGTCATCCAGCAAAGCGCCAACCTTCCTCTGTCCATGTTCTATCGCACATGTCAGCCGCAAAAGGCGGCTGGAATCAAGCTCACCTACAGCATCACCAGTCGGCATGTGAGTCCTAAGCTGGCCACCTTTTTCGGGGAGTTCCTGGAGGAGCAGAGCGATAGCCATGCTCTGGGACTCCAATTACTCTGTCCAGGACTTGAGAAGCAGAGTGAAGTAATCACCGTAGTGGCTGCCAAAAACTCGAATCGCTTTCGCATACAGTCCGACTATGTGGAGACCTTCGCGATGATTCTGGAGCGGATTGTGGAGAGAACTCTTCAGCTGGACAACTCAGCGGGCCTGATCAAAATGGACAAGAAAAAGCCGAAGCGCGGAGTTCTCAATCGCTGCGTCGAACGCCTTATGGCGGTTCCTTTTTTACCCGCCCAGCCAATCCTCCATCGGATTGACGTCCACCATGAAACCCAGCAGAGTATACGGAAGCAAACG GACCAGCTGGAGGACCTGTGGCAGCAGTTTAAGACCCTTCAGCGTCAATTGCAGGAGCAATCGGAGAGTGAGCCCAAGGAGGCTCTCACCATGCAAATCGAGTCCAACTACGACCAGCTAATCCTGGAGGGCGATAAACTAGTGGAGATTCGGAGGGATGAACGCAA ACGGCGCTGCGACCTGAACTGCGCCGTAGCATTAGCCAAATGGATTATTCATGCCTTGAACCTGGAGGAGCGCGTGGTCAATGTGGTAAGCTCAGTGCTGAGTGTGCCCATCGAGGACTGGACTGAACTG AGTTGGGAGGAGTCGATGGCACCCGGCATTGATATGCTGCATCATTTTGGGCCGCTGACCCGCTCGAAATCCTCATCCACACATGGATTACTGGATGCCAACGCAGGAACCAAGGATAGTTTTGATTACAGCCGCTTTAGACGACACTTTGCCACACTTTTCGACAGGATTGTAAGATTAGCAGCATCCCCAGTGGCAGTTAACATCGAAAAAGGCAAGGAGGAAACTTCCACGGAGGAGAAGCCATCGCCAATACAGCAGGTGGATGAAATTGGAAATATGCAGCGTATGCTGGGCGAGAAGGGCTTGCCACTGGTGCCACCAAAGCGAAAGAGCAACATGAGCAGCTCCCTGGAGGCAGTGGAAGACGATGAGGAGTACGACGAGGAGGATCTTCGCGAGGATGTGGGCTACCGCAAGGAGTATGGAGCAACCGATCAGAAGAACCCAAACAACAAGAAGCGATCCGAGTGGGTGAACGAGGACTTTGAGCTGCCCACCACCGAGGAGCTATTCAGCGACCTGGGCATCTGGTGGTAG
- the LOC6530628 gene encoding antigen 5 like allergen Cul n 1: MTPLSRGSVFLAVFQLIFQLVLATDYSWCNPELCGNGVKHIACRNTGNFHRRCQPDAVQVDVSRHKADFLHGHNKRRNFLALGKVPGYYPAARMATMVWDDELQYLSMLNTRTCKLDHDDCHNTFRYANSGQNLCAVWRPRSPYVNVTSLVDECLGLWFNEFDLIDSSFIDSFKVTPIFEDYGHFAEMSVDKNFAVGCSIMRFTRPDYPSVYIYNFICNYASLYALGAPVYETGRAGSHCTTGRSPFYPGLCSTREVYDPNW; the protein is encoded by the exons ATGACGCCTTTGAGTCGTGGAAGTGTCTTCCTGGCTGTATTCCAGCTGATTTTCCAGTTGGTCCTGGCTACGGATTATTCCTGGTGTAATCCAGAGTTATGCGGCAATGGTGTGAAACATATCGCGTGCCGAAATACTGGA AATTTCCACAGACGCTGCCAGCCAGATGCAGTCCAAGTGGATGTAAGCCGGCACAAGGCGGATTTCCTGCATGGCCACAACAAGAGAAGAAACTTCCTGGCTCTCGGAAAAGTACCAGGCTATTATCCTGCCGCCCGAATGGCCACAATG GTGTGGGACGACGAGCTGCAGTACCTGTCCATGCTGAATACCCGCACCTGTAAGCTGGACCACGACGATTGCCACAACACCTTTCGTTATGCCAACTCGGGTCAGAATCTGTGCGCCGTCTGGCGTCCAAGAAGTCCCTATGTGAATGTGACCAGTTTGGTGGATGAGTGTCTGGGTCTGTGGTTCAACGAATTCGATCTGATAGACAGCAGCTTCATCGACTCCTTCAAAGTCACCCCAATATT TGAGGACTATGGCCACTTTGCCGAGATGAGTGTGGACAAAAACTTCGCGGTGGGCTGCTCCATCATGAGATTCACGCGGCCCGACTATCCATCCGTGTATATCTACAACTTCATCTGCAACTATGCTTCACTCTACGCCCTGGGAGCACCAGTTTATGAGACTGGACGTGCAGGCTCTCACTGCACCACGGGCAGGAGCCCCTTCTATCCGGGATTATGTTCCACCCGCGAGGTGTACGATCCCAATTGGTAA
- the LOC6530629 gene encoding antigen 5 like allergen Cul n 1 encodes MKYGRFQTISCLLIILGMASAQPLSWCDPDLCPENTVHIACNNDGNFHESCSPDATMVDLKPYRRLIVDEHNKRRNYIASGSLPGYYPATRMATMVWDDELEYLATLNLKTCYLEHDECHNSYRFRNLGQNLCGVDRRRNWDLNVTNLVEQSMGLWFGEHKLIDSSYITDFKLTKNLEKYGHFVETVLDRNTHVGCAMMRFTNPQYPFLYIYNTACNYASVYAIGVPVYNAGKPASECRTGSNPDYPALCSTKEQYNPNHNLF; translated from the exons ATGAAGTACGGTAGATTCCAAACGATCAGTTGCCTCTTGATCATCCTGGGGATGGCCAGTGCGCAACCTTTGTCCTGGTGTGATCCGGATTTGTGTCCTGAAAACACGGTGCACATAGCGTGTAACAACGATGGC AATTTTCATGAAAGCTGCTCGCCGGATGCCACTATGGTGGACCTGAAACCATATCGCAGACTGATCGTGGATGAGCACAACAAGCGAAGGAACTACATTGCCTCTGGATCGTTGCCCGGATACTATCCGGCCACCCGCATGGCCACCATGGTGTGGGATGACGAGCTGGAGTACCTGGCCACGTTGAACCTGAAAACCTGTTACCTGGAGCACGATGAATGCCACAACAGCTACCGCTTCCGGAATCTGGGTCAGAATCTCTGTGGGGTCGATCGTCGAAGGAACTGGGACTTGAACGTGACCAATCTGGTGGAGCAGTCGATGGGCTTGTGGTTTGGAGAGCACAAACTCATCGACAGCAGTTACATTACCGATTTTAAACTCACCAAAAACCT CGAAAAGTACGGACACTTTGTGGAAACGGTGCTGGACAGGAACACCCATGTGGGCTGTGCCATGATGCGCTTCACCAATCCACAGTACCCCTTCCTCTACATCTACAACACCGCCTGCAACTATGCCAGTGTCTATGCCATCGGAGTTCCTGTCTACAATGCCGGAAAGCCCGCCTCTGAATGCCGGACGGGCAGTAATCCGGACTATCCCGCTCTCTGTTCCACGAAAGAGCAATACAATCCCAATCACAATTTGTTTTAG